Below is a genomic region from Deltaproteobacteria bacterium.
GATTTGAAAAAGGTAACTGAAGGGCATTAAAAATTTGAGATTTTAAAATTTAAAGGATTTAAATGGCTGGAAAAGAAAAACCAATGATAGTTATAAAAAAAGTGATTGTCGCAGGTGGCGGGCATCATGGTGGTTCTTGGAAGGTGGCCCTTGCAGATTTCATGACAGCACTCATGGCTTTTTTTTTGGTGATGTGGCTTTTGGGACAAACAGAGGAAACAAAGAAAGCAGTCTCAGACTACTTTTCAACTCCATCGGTGATTGAATATAACTTTAAGAACTATGGGGCGCAAATCACTTTGGAAAAGCTATTTCTAGATTTGATAAATGAACCAATGAAGGCCTTTGAAACCTTCATGGAGCCAATGGACAAAACTCCAAACTTACTGGATATGGGCTCTGCCAAAGTGGTAGCGGCTTATCTTGCGGATCAGTTGTCTGATGAAGCTCAGAATGTCAAAATTAGTCAAGATGGTTTTAATTTTGATATACCAGAAAATTTACTTTTTGAGAAAGGTACAGCAAATCCAAACTCAAGTTTTATTCAAGTTATGGAAAAAATTAAAGGTATTACAACGGGCCTAGAGGACTCCATTGTTGATTTAAAATCTGTAGTGGCAACGGGGACCATATCTGAAGAGAAGGAAGAGATGAGTGGTTCCATAGCCCAAGAGAGACTAGATTTGATCATGAATAAAATAAAGGCTACGTTAGAGCATGCGACCGTAGATGTGAATGGGACAACGAGTATTGTCAATACCAAAAACGATCCTCAGGCCAGTAAAAAAATAGGGTTTGTCAGGATCAGTATCAAGCAAAAAGAATTAAAATCAAATGGGCAAGAGCAACGTAAACTTGAAGTCGTTTTTGGCGAATCCAAAGAAGAACTTAATGTCTATGATAATTTCGTAAAAAAACTCACGGATAAAAAAGTAAAACGTTAGGGTCTGGTTGTTTCAGACTCTAAGAATATTTTTAATTGTAGAAGTTCTGATTTAATCTATTTCGTTAGAAAAAAATCTTGGTTTCCTGCTGGAGCTAGCAAATTCGTCGGTTCCTGTTGTCATTTTTTTTCCTTTAATATCCTTAGAGGCTTTGACACTTCGACTTTTTGGAGAATAAGCATTATCATCTCTCGGAGTAAAAGGTCTTCTGTCATTAGGGAACCCACCACGGCTGGAGCCACCAGCACCTCGGTAATTTCCCCTAGCCCCTCCGCTCCCACTATTTCGTCTTGGAGAGTAATCTCTTCGTGGTCCTCCATAAGAGCCTTCATCGTTTCGAGAGTTAGAATAAGCGGCATCTTTAGATCCAGGAGCTGCTAATTCTCTTGGGACGCGGCCATTTAAAAAATCAAAAGGGACTTCTTCCTCGTGTTGATTTTTTTCAAGCTTCAGATTGAGAAATTTTGTGATGAGTTCTTCTTTTGTCAGTTTTTCTAAATGGGAATACTCATCGGTGGTTTTAAAAGTTTCAATAACATCTTTTTTTATATGGTTCTCAAATTTCAATAATTGTTCAGAAGCCATCTTTAATTTATGAGTGATAACTTCTTTGAAAGTGGGGATTGATCCTTTTACAAGGTTGGCTTTTGTTTTTTGGTGGATCTGTCTGAGAGTGTGCAATTCTCTTGGTGAAACTAAACTGTACGAATAACCCGTTTTTCCATTTCTGCCTGTTCTTCCAATACGGTGAACATAAGACTCGACATCCCAAGGCAGGGAATAGTTCACAACATGGGTTAAATCAGAAACATCTAAACCCCTAGCGGCAACGTCGGTGGCAACAATAACTTTAACATCCTTAGCCTTAAACTTTTTGAGGGTCCATTCGCGTTCTTTTTGCTGCTTATCGCCGTGGAGTGAATCAACAAAATAACCACGTTTGGTAAGTTGCTCCTCAACCTCAGCACACTTCAATTTAGTTTCACAAAATATAATTCCATAAAACTCGGGTAAGGCATCAAGCAGGTGAGTTAATGCTTTTAATTTTAAATCTTCTTTAACTGTAAAATAGAGTTGAGTGATTTGTGTTGATAAGGAACCCTTATTTTGGATTTCAATAGTAAAAGGAGTTTCTAAATATTGTTGGGTTAATCGTTTAATGGCGGGACTCATGGTAGCTGAAAATAACCAAGTTTTACAGGCAGCTCTGACATTTCTTTTAGAGCTTTGCTTTTCTTCATTTGCAGAGTCGGAATGAGTTCTCTTGAGAATTTCTTCTAAAGAGTCACGAAAGCCCATGGAAATCATCTCGTCGGCTTCATCAAGGATGACAGTTTTAATATCATGCAGATTAAAAATTTCTTGTTCTAGCAAATCTATTAATCTACCTGGAGTTGCTACGATAATTTGAACTCCCTTTTTAACATCATCAATTTGTTTTCGATAACTGGAGCCTCCATAGATAGGAGCAATTTTCATTTTTTTAAAAGAGCTTAATTTTTTTAGCTGATCAACTATTTGGATAGCTAATTCTCTTGTGGGGCTTAAGATAAGGGCTTGAGGAGTTCGTTGTGAGATGTCTATATTTTCAATTAGAGGAATTCCAAAAGCAGCTGTTTTTCCTGTTCCTGTTGCCGCTAACCCGATGAAATCTCCGGTATTTGTTAATAAATAAGGAATAGCCTTAACTTGAATCTCGGTGGGTTGTGTAAATCCGATAGAGTCTAGGTGCGCGATAAGTTCAGGGGAAATGGCAAAAGTAGAAAATGACATAGTTAGGTACCTTTCAGAAAGTGGCATTATAAAAGAAATTGCGCTAAATAGCTATAGATTAATAGGGTTTGTATTTATTTTATTTATAGCGAGATTGAATCATCAATATTTAAAACCCAATCCGATGAACGCAAAAAAATCACCATTGCCATTAAACTGTCCAGGATTGCTTGTAGCCGTGAGGCCGACTTGATAGTCAAGTTTATTATAGTTAGAACTTATCGTTGATCTTAAATCAAAATAGTTTTGTAGAGAGCTGACCTCAACCATTGTGTATCCAAGCTGGTTGTTCCATTTGAAGGTGCTGAAAATCGTGTAAGTCTTACCAAAACCAACGTAGCGAGAGCTTGTTTCCGTACCTTCCCAATTGCTTTCGTTTTCATAACTTACCATGTAATCAAAGACATCTAAAGTGAGTTTAAGCGTATTGCCGTTCCGTAATCTATCTTTGTAAAATTGATTCAAATTATAACCCAAAACAAAGCTGGCATCCTTGTTAAATTCAATTTTTAGATCAAAAATAATCTTTAGCCAAATATGATTATTAAAACCTTCGTAGCTGACGTTGGATCCCCAAAGGCCAATCTTGAGCTGAGGTCCGAGGGGAAAAAACAGGGTGGTTTGCAAGCTTGGATCCCGTTGGGTCTGACTCAGACCATGGTATACGAAATGAGACAATATGGTAGTGTCTCCTTCTATAGAGGAATCATTTTTTGAATCTTTATTCTGTGAAAAAGCTAAAGTTGCAAAAAAAAACAAAGTGAAAAAACTGGTGGCTAAATAATTTTTGTATGATACTTCCATAAAATTCATTATTTCTTAAAAAGTTTAACAGTTAAAGAAAAAAGTGACGAACATAATAGTTATTAAATGAAATTTAAATTAAATTAGGAAGTCAAATTCATGGATTCTCTCTTAAAAACAAAGATATCAGAAATAAACTTGGTGGCTTTTGATACAGAAACCAGTGGTTCTTATCCTGTGAAAGACGATATTGTTGAATTCGGTGCCGTTAAGTGGAAAAATGGGAAAGAAATAGATAGGATTGAGTTTTTATTCAAACCCAAAGTAAAAATGTCAGACTTTATTATCAGTATCCATGGAATTTCAAATGAAATGGTGGCAGACAAGCCGTCGATTAGCCAGAATATTCACGAAATAAGAGATTTTTTTAAGGACTCCGTGGGAATTGCTCATCATGCTCCTTTTGATCTGGGATTTATTTCCTATGTTTTTGAAAAAAATAATATTGCTTTTCCTAAAGAGCCTGTTTTGTGTACCAGTTTACTTTCAAGGAAATTAATCTTAGGGGTTGAAAATCACAAACTGCAGACGTTAATAAAACATTTTGGATTTCCGAGTCTGGCTGCCCATCGAGCTTACGAAGATGCGAGGGCCTGTATGTTTGTTTTTAATGAGTGTATAAAATCTCTGAGCACTCAAAAAACTGGTGTGACCAGTTCTGATTTGACAAGCTCAGATATCACTTTAAGCGAGCTTATAAAGTTTCAAGGCAAAAGTTTACTTTGGCAGAACTACTCGCTTTCTTTAAGTTCGTCTAAAGAAATTAATGTTCTTGTGAAGGCAATTGAAGAATCAAAGCAAGTTCAGTTAGTTTACGCTAAAGGTAATAAAAAGAATCAAATAAGATCTCTTCAGCCGTTGGGAATTGTAAGAAATCCCGATGGGGATTATCTCCAAGCTTTTGACCCAACTGAAAATAAGGCCAAAAGATTTTTACTTGAATTTATTAAAGATGTAGTCAGTATTTACTAGGGACTCAGGCAATAATAAATTGCTTGAGTATTCGTTCAATACCAAATAAGTTTGCTATTTTGTATATTCGTTTCGGGCAACTTTTTGATTTTCCAATTTTGCTAAGTCTTGAACTTTATCTGGTTGAATGAAAACAGTTAGTCCTTTGGGGAGAGGTAGATTTAATTTTACAGCTTTTTTTAAATCAGGGTTGAAATCAACAAAATCATTTTCAGTGATATTGATGTTTTTAAAAATCTTTTGAGGCCGTATTCTTTGGGTCAGCTTATAGGGAGTAAAAATCAAAGTAGGAACAGGGACGATATTTTCAAAAATCTTGTCAGAATATTTTTCAACATACAATGCGGCTAGAAACTCTGAATAAAAATTTTCAGAGGCAAAGCTGAATCGTTTAGATTCGAAATAGGTTATTATATTTACAATGTCTTTTGTGTTTAAAGTTTTAACGGCCTTTCTCAATCCAGCGGGTCCATGATTCCAAGCCGTGATAGCTAAGGGCCAGGATCGTCCCATTATCAAATAATTTTCTTTGAGAAGTTCAGCTGCTGCTTCTGTTGATTTAAGAGGAGATCTTCTTTCGTCGATAAAAGAATTGATGACTAAGAACTTTTTGCCAGTATGATTCATAAATTGCCATAAACCAGCTGCGCCTACTTTGCTGGTGGCCGTTTTGTCAAAACTACTTTCAACTAAGGGTAGTCTAGAAATTTCAGGAGGCAGACCATGCTCAATGAAGATTTGTTCCATATGTGGTAAGTACCTGTTTGCTAATTGCAAACCTTTTTGAAAAAAGTCTTTTTGGCCTGTTTGTACCCGAATACGGGTCATGGCAGTTCTGATGTTTTTAGTCAAAGAACCCGGAATGCTTTTAAGCATCATAAAGTATTTAGTCTCTTCGTCATCTAAGCCTAAAGAAGATGGATCATAATTTACTGTAGGCTGGCCAGAAACATTTTTTTTAAGTTTTTTATAAAGAGAAGCAATCTTAGATTTAACGAACTGCAATTTTTTTTCAGTTTCTTTTTCAGCCTTTTCTGGGTTAATCCAATTGAAACGAGCTGGGCGGGCTAAAATGTCAGAAATATTAAACACTTCATATTTAATCCATGGATAATCCAAGTGATGAATAATTTTATTTTCTGATGAATATTCAGAGTAAATTTCAATCCAGAAATTAACTCTACTTTCTAAACCTTTAGGAACTTCAAAGTTTTGGGAAATTCTTTTTTCAGTATCCTTAAGAATGTCTGTACTTAAGATTTTTGTAAATAATGACTTCGGGGTCGGCGCTCCCAGCTCATTTGGGCCAAATCGAAAATTATCTATGATCGACCAATTTGCGGGCGAGTATGAAGAATTTTCAATCAAAAAAAATCCTGAAAGGCTTAAAAACAAAAATAACATTGAACGAACCTGAATAGACTTATCATTTTTTTTCATATCTGGTATGATCAGCAACAGTTATGCCAAATATTAAACTTATTTTGTCAATTGAAACGAGTTGTGATGATACTTCTGTGGCTTTGATTAATGATCAGGGAGAGGTTTTGCAGCTAATGTCAGCAAATCAAGACCTTGCTCATTCACCCTATGGGGGTATCGTCCCAGAAATAGCAAGTAGGAATCATACTTTCAATTTATTGCCTTTAACAGACGAGTTATTAAAAAAGGCAAATATCAATCTAAATCAAATCCAAGGGGTTGCCGTGACGAACCGACCAGGATTGATTGGTGCTTTAATTGTGGGTGTGACCACAGCTAAAAGTTTAGCCCAATCATTGGGTGTTCCTGTGATTGGAGTCAATCATTTGGAAGGACACTTATTAGCTTCCTTTTTAAAGGATAAGGAATATGAACAAACTAAAAATTTTGATTTTCCTTTCATAGCTCTTGCTGTGAGCGGCGGACATACTAGCTTATATTTAGCTAGCGATTTTGGAAAATATCGAATCATCGGAACTACTAAAGATGATGCTGCTGGAGAATGTTTTGATAAATTTGCTAAAATGTTAGGATTTGATTTTCCTGGCGGTGCAAAAATTGATAAATTGTCCCAGAGTGGAAATACAAAAGCGTTCGACTTTCCAAGAAGCATGATTTTGGAAGAAACATTAGACATGAGTTTTTCTGGTTTGAAATCATCAGGGCATCGATTTATTGAAAAGAACTCAAAGGAATTTGTTCAAGAAAATTTAGCTGATATCTGCGCTTCTTTTCAAGAAGCCATTGTAGATGTCTTGATTTCAAAGTTGGATAGAGCCTGTAAAAAATATTCCATTCAGAAAGCCGTTGTCACAGGAGGAGTGAGTGCGAATTCGAGGTTAAGAGCTAAAGCCTATGAATGGAGTCAACAAAATAACATATTATTATCCATTCCACCTCTAAGATATTGTACAGATAATGCGGCGATGATTGGATATGTTGGAATAAAAAGATTAAATGCAGGCGAAAGATCGACGATGACACTTGGACCTTTTCCTGAGATGAAGGAAAGTGATTTTATTCAAGACTTTGCCCAAGTCAAAGAGACCAAGCAATGACCGCCAAAGAGAGATTAAATTTATTTTTCAATTCAAGTCCTATCTATGCCAAGAGATCTCTTGGGCAAAATTTTTTAGTTTCTGACTATGCGATTGAAATGATGTTAAATAAATTAAAGGTGATTAATTCTGAAAACATAATAGAAATAGGACCCGGTCCTGGGGCTTTAACCGATTTAATTTTAAAATTAAAAAAGAATTACTCAACTATCGAGCTTGATCAGGTCTTTGCTGAGTACTGGTCCTCAAAAGGGATAAAGGTCTTTAATCAAGATGCTCTTAAATTTGATTGGGATTTATTTGAGAATAAACTAGATTCCACCTTAATTAGTAATTTGCCATACCAAATTTCTTCGTCGATAGTCATTGATCGCTCAATGGATGATGCTCCCTTCTCAAATATGGTATTAATGTTTCAAAAAGAAGTAGCTCAAAAGATAAGAGCAAAAAATAAAACTTCTGATTTTAGCTTGTTGAGCTTAATCGCTCAAACTTTTTGGCAAATGGAAACTCTTTGTGATTTAGGTCCACGGGATTTTACGCCGGCTCCGAAAGTGGCCAGCAGGGTATTGCATTTTAAATCGAAGAAAACAGAGATTAAAAATAAAAAAAACTATTTACAATTTTCAAAAGCGGCCTTTAAGCAAAAAAGAAAAATGCTCAAATCAAATTTAATGCAATATAATAATTTGAAAGAACTTGATCTTTTAGATGTAATGGCCGAGCTTAAAATAAGTAAAACAGCGAGGGCCGAAGAGCTAAGCACTGAAGACTTTGTTAATTTATATCAGAAGCTGGGATATTTGTGAGCATTTTAATTATACAGGATAATAAAAAAGCAAGATTTGATTATGAAATTCTTGAAACCTATGAGGCCGGAATTGTATTAACTGGGAGTGAGGTGAAATCCTTAAGAGATAAAAGCGTTCAATTGAAAGACTCCTATATTTCCTTTATAAAAGATGAGGCCTATTTGCAAAATGCCCACATCAGCCCTTACAAGGCAAGCAGTTATAACAATCACAGTCCTGAGCGTCTAAGGAAGTTACTCCTTCACAAGGAAGAGTTGCAGAAAATTTTTGGTAAAATAAAAGAAAAGGGACTTTCGTGTGTTCCTTTGAAAATTTTTTTTAAAAAAGGCTTAGTGAAACTCGACATTGCCTTGGTCCGAGGAAAAAAACTTCATGATAAAAGAGAAACCATTAAAAATCGAGATGCTGCTAAAAGACTTAAAAATGACTTGAGAACATAGGGAACAAAAATAGGAACAAGAATTTTATTTGTAGAACCTGAGGCACATCATATTTATTTTTTCATTTCCAATCATTTCGCTAAAATAAGTAATTTCAGCTATTAAATTATCCTGATGCTGGAGACTTAAGTCAGAAAGAATTCTCAATTGGTTGACTTGAAAATCTATAAATTTTGTTTCTCCATTTAAATTAAAATACTCCATAGCTTTATTTATTTCGTCCACTTGCGAATGGAAAATGTTTGAAAAACTCGCACCCTCTGCCAAAAGAATTTCTATTTTTCTTGAAACCATTTCATTAGGCGCATTGCTTCGATTTATTTTTTCAATCAACACAGAAAGTTTTTCCAAGAACACATGGGTACGCTCATTGATTCGTTCAATAATGAGAGGAATAGAAACAAGTGCCTCACTAGAGCTGAAATTTGATTTTGAAATCTCAATGATGCGACCATAATAATATTTTAATTTTCCTGGAAGACTCAAAACTTTACTTCGAAGTTGCTCAAGTTTTTCTAAACCTTTTTTTAACTGATTTTCTTCATAGTGTTTTTTTATTGCGATAGGAAAGTCCTTCTCCAATTCCTTTAAATTATTGGTCGTTTCGGATTGCCAATTTCTAAAGTCTGAATACGACTGCGACAAACGCGATTTATAATTTGGAACTCCAAAAAACAATGGTTTTTTTATTCCAGGTAAAGATTCTTGAATGCGAATAAGATTACCCGCTTGTTTTTCAATCACATCTATAACTGACTGAACAAGGGGCTGAATAGTTAAATCCACTTGTTTTTGAAATTCAATCAGATTGGATAACGCTATTTTCATCATCTGATTTTCCATATAAATTTTTTGATGGAGATTATCGGAAGAAACTCCAAACATGTGATTTAGTGGTATTGAATTTTGCATAAATCGAATTGTTAAAATGATCCCATGATGAAGCGCCACTAAATATGCCTGTGAACTCTTGTTCACTTGTCTTGGGTCATTCATCTCCTCTTTCATGGATTTTTCTAAAGTTGAAATGATTGATTTTATATGTTTCAAATTTTGACTAAGATTCACTGTTTCGTTCTCTTTTAAAGAAGGATGAAAGATTTTGTTTAATGATTCAATGGCTGAATCAAAGGCAGGAAGAGGTGGATTTTCTTTTGAAATCAGGTAATTTGAGACATATTCTTGGATAAGAAAGTCGGCTGATTTCATTACAAATAGTCTATTTTGGTTATCCGCATCTACTTCAAGTTGTGATTTGACGGTTTGAATTGCTGGCAGGAGCCCAGTTAAGAACCCAACCCGGTGTGAAATCAATTCTTCAGCTGTTTCTGCGTGAAACAAAGAAAAACCAAATGCCAAACTTGGTAAGATGTGTGACCAAAAAAATGACATAAATAGGAGGAGCTGTTTTGTTTTATGCGTCTTAGTAGTCATAATATGAAGGACACTCAAAAATAATGCCAAAAATTTTCAAAAAGGTTTAGTTCGTAGTACGGTACGTAGTGAAGAATAAGCTCCCCATAAACTTTTTTATAAAAATTGATATTAATTTTAGAATGCAGGGAAAGGATTTTATTTTACCTCAAGGCCTATTATTGTGAAAACATTTAGGATAGTTTGAGTTTTTAAGCAGATTTTTTCTTTTTTTGATTTAACTGTTGTGTGGGATGTTGAGAGATTTCCTCAAATTCGAGTCCAATTCTTTGAGATTTAGAGATAACTAGATCTCTCCAAGCTTGGTAGGAATCTCTATTATTTGGGTCAACAATGATGCTTTGTAAAAGTTTTAATTCAACTTCTGTGTTCGTTTTGAGTGACCTTTGAAAGTAGTCATAAATAATCTTAATTGATTTAAAATCATCCTTTGTTTCATCAAACTCAATTTGATGTTGCCAGTGTCCTTGCATCATTTGTTGTAGATGTTTTTCAATTTGATGAATAGGATATAAAATATTCTTTGTAAACTTAAGTCCAAAGTATATTGAAAAAGTTAAAAGCGATAAGAAGCTCATGCCAAAAAGCATCCAAATCCAGCGTTTTTCTTGATTCAAGTTCTCTACAAGTTGAGGATACAAATCAAATGCTAGTTTCTCAAATAAGATATAGTTTTTTTCAAGAAGATAGATTAATGGTAAGCTAGTGCTCGAAAACGCAACTAATAATATAACTGAAAATATGGCAATATATCTCCATTGGAATTGAGTATCGTGGATCGAATACGATTCTCTTGATTTAGAGTTTTTTGAGTGCCATTTCCTTGGTCCAAATATCATACTAGTCCTATCGGTTTTTTTCTAAAAAAATAATTACAAAATTAATTTTTAGCTTTAATCTAGTCTTAATGAATAAACGAAAACTAGTGACATCCCTACTTTTAGCTATAAGTGTGAGCTCTTGCAGCCATTCGACCTCATCAAAATCAGACTCAACTTTGGTCGGTGAAAAGTATTTGCTTTTGGAAGACAGATCTAGGCTAGAAGAACTTCGTAAGGAAGTTCCAAAAGAGAAAAAAATAGAAAATGATGAGTTTGCATTGAGTCTCCAGTGGATGAATGAGGTAAAGCTCAATCCTTCGGACATACGGTCCAAATTTTCAGATCGAGTTTCTAAAAATAGAAATTCATTTAACCGTGATTTAAACTCTGTTCGTGAAGAATTTACTAAAGCCGAAAGACAAAAAAGAGAAGAATTTAACAGCAATATGGGTTCAGAAAGAGCAGCGATTTCTAGTCGGAAGAAAAGCTTTAATGACAAAAAAGTATTGTACGATGAACTTGAGAATAAACGAAAAGACTTTTCAGCAAAGCAAAAAATTGAAAGGGATACTTTCGAAGAAGAATTAAGAGAAAAAAGAAGATCATTTGAAGACTATATTAAACAGAAAACGGACACATTTAATATGGATTTAAAAACTTATACGATTGAATTCAACGAGAGAAAGAAAGTCGAAAACCAAGTCAAAAAAAACTTGGTCAAACAGCCAGCTAAAGAGCCTTAGGACTATCAGGTTCCTATTTTAGAAAGAAAGTTTCGATAGAGGTCCATATTTATGGAATACAAAAGTTTTTCATTCTCCTTTGTAATTTGAAAAAATTCAAATCCATAGTAAAATAAAGAATATTTCTTTCCTGCAAGGGTTTCCGTCTCTTCTTTAAAGTGTCTAAGAACAGCTTGTGTTTTGACGACATCATTTGCCATCACTTTAATTTCGAGATCCATGAGATCATCTGGCTTTGCATTTTCAAGTGAGCTTTTGAAACAAACTCGAATTCCCGTTTTGCTTAGGTCATAGACGTTTCCAATTTGAATCAAATTGTTTTTCGTTTTGACAATGACTTTAGAGCTTATAGATTTGGGAAATACAAATCTGAAGTTATCTCTTCTTTGAATTTGAAAAACATCAATGTCTAAATTTAGATAAATTGCGAACTTATCTTTAACAAATGATGTTTTGAAGAGGTATAAGTCCTTTTTTTTATGGATAAATTGACAAACGACTTCAGTTCCGGACAGAATTTCTTTTTCAGCTTCATTGAATTTAAAATACAGCCTATTTGAATTTGTGATCTGAGAAGGCGTTATTGGAAAAAAATCTGAATCAGTTTTACAAATGATATCTTCAGGATATTTAACTAAGTCAGAGAAAACAGCGTTTCTTTCTGAAGTGGATATTTTTTTAAATTGATTATTTCCCTTTAAATCCATAATACTGATATTTGCATTAAGCAGCTTTAGCCGTTGGACTAACGATTCCTTTGCTGGCCAGGGCTTGACAGCAACTCGCCCAAAAAGTTTCTTTTAGTTTCAGCTCATTGGAAGTAAATTTTAATTTGGGAAAATCATTTTTATCTAAACAGTCAATAAACGTTTCTTTTGAACAATTTCGAAGAATTTTTATCAACATATTGAAGTGAACATCTGTAAAGTTTTTCGAGTCGACCATGATTTGCTTTAGGCCCTTCTCGGGTGTTTGGGATAGAAAAGTGTGAATTTCATTTGAATCGTATTGAGACATGTGACCTCCATTGTTGGTTCTCTATCGGAATTTAGAAATAAATATTTAAAAATAAATTTAATAATTTGGCTGAAAAAAAAAGCGACGGATTTTATCCATCGCTTTTTGGTGCTAGATTCGAGCCTCCCTAACTTATTGTTTTCAATAAGTTAAAGCATGTTCTCCTCTTCTTTTGAAACGACGATGATCGTTTTTTTTGGTTGAACACTTAGATAATGAGGCACTCACAGCTTTTGTTGCATTTTTAATGGCTAGGTATAAATCTTCCTCCTGTTTTAGATATTTTTGGTAATTTTTGTTAAATTCTGTTTTAAGTATAATTTCACAGCTAAAAAGTGGGTGCCGGTACTCAGTTCTGGCCCGAATAATATTCAAATAGACATCAACATCAGGACTTTCGACATGGAATTTATTAAAAATATCGTCTAGGCTATCGAGTAAAAAATCATTAACGGCCTCAGACTTACTCATATTGTTGAAGTGAACATTGATTCTCATAAACTACCTCCTATGTTTAGCATCATTATGGAACAACAATATTCATAAATAAAATATATAATATAAATACAATACATTTAAAATATTTATATGTTTACTTTGGAGATTATTTTGTTACATTTAACTTGAAGTGTTGAACTATAATCATCTGTATTATTTTTATGAAGTGGCAAAGTTTGGAAGTATTTCCCATGCGGCTAAATATTTAAACCTTTCTCAACCCTCACTTAGTATTCAAATTAAGACTTTAGAAGGGAATTTAGGGTTCAAGCTAATTGAAAAAAAAGGACGAAATATAGCTTTAACTGAAAAAGGTCAAAAAGTCTTTTCTCAGTTTTCACGAGCCTTTCAATCCACACAAGATATGTTTTCTCGTATTGACAATAAAGACTTGAACAAATCACTCAAGATTGGAATCAACTTTGAGGTAGAGCCGGCCTTCGTCCTAGAAGTTTCTCAAAAGGTCCTTAAGAAAGTAAGTCATTTAGATAAAGTTAATTTGTCTTTAATAAAAGAAGAGCATTTGTTAGATAGGGATCCCTTCCTTGAGTTGGACATGTACATAACGAATAGAAAAAGCACAGAAAGCAAGGTGTTTTTTCTTTTTAAAGCAATAAATATTCCCATCAATTTGTTTCAATCTAGAGTCCATAAAGTCAGTGAGGGAAATCTAATTTTGCCGGGAAAAGATCTGGTTTTAAGAGATGAAACGGAATTTTTTTTAGCGCAAAACACGATTGAACATTTGACTCCAGTGATTGAAACTGATTTTGTTTCATCCATAGTTAGATCGGTAATAGATGGATATGGAGTCTCGTATTTGCCCATTTCTTATATGCTCGAGCCAATGCAAGAGGGACTCGTTATGAAAAGTGGTCCCAAAAAAGGCTATTGGCAACACTCACTTTTTGTTTACTGGAAAAAACAAGATTTTTTGGCTGATTGGATATTTCATTTTTATAAAATATTAAGTCACAGTATCAAGGGTTAGGA
It encodes:
- the rsmA gene encoding ribosomal RNA small subunit methyltransferase A, with the translated sequence MTAKERLNLFFNSSPIYAKRSLGQNFLVSDYAIEMMLNKLKVINSENIIEIGPGPGALTDLILKLKKNYSTIELDQVFAEYWSSKGIKVFNQDALKFDWDLFENKLDSTLISNLPYQISSSIVIDRSMDDAPFSNMVLMFQKEVAQKIRAKNKTSDFSLLSLIAQTFWQMETLCDLGPRDFTPAPKVASRVLHFKSKKTEIKNKKNYLQFSKAAFKQKRKMLKSNLMQYNNLKELDLLDVMAELKISKTARAEELSTEDFVNLYQKLGYL
- the smpB gene encoding SsrA-binding protein SmpB — translated: MFVSILIIQDNKKARFDYEILETYEAGIVLTGSEVKSLRDKSVQLKDSYISFIKDEAYLQNAHISPYKASSYNNHSPERLRKLLLHKEELQKIFGKIKEKGLSCVPLKIFFKKGLVKLDIALVRGKKLHDKRETIKNRDAAKRLKNDLRT
- a CDS encoding PilZ domain-containing protein — translated: MDLKGNNQFKKISTSERNAVFSDLVKYPEDIICKTDSDFFPITPSQITNSNRLYFKFNEAEKEILSGTEVVCQFIHKKKDLYLFKTSFVKDKFAIYLNLDIDVFQIQRRDNFRFVFPKSISSKVIVKTKNNLIQIGNVYDLSKTGIRVCFKSSLENAKPDDLMDLEIKVMANDVVKTQAVLRHFKEETETLAGKKYSLFYYGFEFFQITKENEKLLYSINMDLYRNFLSKIGT
- a CDS encoding HPF/RaiA family ribosome-associated protein gives rise to the protein MRINVHFNNMSKSEAVNDFLLDSLDDIFNKFHVESPDVDVYLNIIRARTEYRHPLFSCEIILKTEFNKNYQKYLKQEEDLYLAIKNATKAVSASLSKCSTKKNDHRRFKRRGEHALTY
- a CDS encoding LysR family transcriptional regulator is translated as MNYNHLYYFYEVAKFGSISHAAKYLNLSQPSLSIQIKTLEGNLGFKLIEKKGRNIALTEKGQKVFSQFSRAFQSTQDMFSRIDNKDLNKSLKIGINFEVEPAFVLEVSQKVLKKVSHLDKVNLSLIKEEHLLDRDPFLELDMYITNRKSTESKVFFLFKAINIPINLFQSRVHKVSEGNLILPGKDLVLRDETEFFLAQNTIEHLTPVIETDFVSSIVRSVIDGYGVSYLPISYMLEPMQEGLVMKSGPKKGYWQHSLFVYWKKQDFLADWIFHFYKILSHSIKG